From a single Vitis vinifera cultivar Pinot Noir 40024 chromosome 18, ASM3070453v1 genomic region:
- the LOC100262507 gene encoding uncharacterized protein LOC100262507 isoform X2 produces MWSPTPNDGIREGKRKNSSASPSRERKRERNRQMDLPPLIHHHPNSSRYAHIPSQLPDDPNFYGNHRHHHHLLQLSPALPPPPPPPSYRPLTVPPPPPPFSPHQSQFTFRSANPSPNPIRLIDDEPGSLHHHHHRHLDVRRSPHRVSNRTLLDDDRHRLRVHHFDNSRPEFWDPSRVSTENRPPRLYHVIRSDHETSHNRSFNHNPVSPFRAIGEFRHDPEGSSRFRDELNGGFEHKRVEELVWGRGEGRSHDDFDRHSHLVQNANKSLRNIGFGDSHFVVEPDSSSLGNYDSRYGSSRDEEFIRNGRGDGVSENQRWAHSRQPQRDAANYLIGLENNEIDDGGGVQVFSFKRGPNALELGKFTNRGSREGSHEFTRSPRKKIQKKSALLRIQLQKPSPRKRDDGQFYYDESTSSQYRGKEPLEYLDHGMADKRERSPVELDVSFKSNSLVAKAIMAPSSPTVVSDRNLCLIPRNRELRKITLPNMDNSSSQLNKLNEEPVKRDCLPSVVADPSLCHKDPKQLKEKVTASGLETVQTFSSKPCSSGTNISLENNRVEGSLNSMVSEKVAASIGSGGMSSPKVTKKKKVIRKVSIPISRASNSQLTKKPGEAPGSSTLRPSAASSSNNAAHPKEKITSAGLISVTGVNEVTALSKNNKVNESLLSNISEKSVTDTVSGQACVAELTEKRNRLSPPSGFSSQKETNFHEGPINTEGSIHDLNVISNSEKGLTRSPNETTYIDIDGISDVSMQICQNGPSVSLENDVLKGSSETMLSVGGNVNVCLSSLEETKIHEGLANTNNSVHDLNIGSSSDCDLIKTQEKISTSDIGTVGAVSRHPCSNHVSVLLENPRPFSLGGNASVPVLCSKENKTHEGPLNVDGSSNRTGTALTSDHGLTKSQVKITASNTGIVDDAGKQLSQDGVIMSVENGAIERPAKDMASMGGNLNVDSGKDYTPKGKKKRKIRTSQSDLSHSAKVHVKPLNVITSRHDVDATLSCSMKDPSLANSYVGSLKVGSEACEDRVSVLHGNSSMKDLSEAKVSFRDVDVGQNGTSPKLKKRRKGFVPDPGFSSPMGPEIHKESLIPDASTIGPEVPSNSNDCLTQSEEQVPVSGITMSATGLQPCLEGNTVLPENRTTRGNFEAMSSVGDDSSANDMKFLQPSVIVEELAIPSLQSSCPSGLRVELIETPGMSSVDHQNEIMGLESGIRERISVHGLEEPGMLRRGTADCKSTAALETLDLNRRQLSTGMECDTHTLMKDDKQPTVSNYLSIAADGNGVSPTNSNDELMQSLPDTLSNMASPETLPLIPGLHTLDTELSVEQISDQKGCGDDRKSDEKPMVDCGSVLFAHNSCSQSSESNFKLDDAIGSDNSINGKTVQPSSQDTKRTTHSVNLISGELNGSKNHLNNLVPRVFPAPSSFFLANSKKTASSTHIAKPRTWYRTGASSSSLKKPLSIAFPPQRQLKKIGKVQGTSYIRKGNSLVRKPAPVAVIPQGSHGLSSSVYRLNPSGVDEMRKRTGSESRTDVIDPSNRSSTGATDAPSERPQTPPLPYSTKLPKCTTISSGDCTTSPLVDPLLNGCSGNMPDPAENIKVPMSSEDGAKSSGSTENQTGLINNLESQSVLNDGNSESSKLKRVTYVKRKSNQLVAASNPHDMSVQNADKTPALSSDGYYKRRKNQLIRTSLESHIKQTVAIPDDGSNSEGQRPPKLVSSKSSSKRPSDKVLSKTREPSKFSLVWTLRGAQSSEKDGNSVHSQGVLPSLFPWKRATYWRSFMHNPASIPNSTSLSMIRKLLLLRKRDTVYTRSTGGFSLRKSKVLGVGGSSLKWSKSIERQSKKANEEATLAVAAVERKKREQNGAASVISETESRNHSSRKSVHNIMLHPGERIFRVGSVRYKMDSSRRTLQRISDGDSTCSAALQSEKNAKKPYIPRRLLIGNDEYVQIGNGNQLIRNPKKRTRILASEKVRWSLHTARLRLAKKWKYCQFFTRFGKCNKDDGKCPYIHDPSKIAVCTKFLNGLCSNPNCKLTHKVIPERMPDCSYFLQGLCNNESCPYRHVNVNPNASVCEGFLRGYCADGNECRKKHSYVCPIFEATGSCPLGSKCKLHHPKNRSKGKKKKQSRELNAQGRYFGFRHVNNRDPEKVVSEKDTAKNNDDISFQEGRFADYISLDVSDEDIGSINGPRTQQTTLFGSEPSYLHLDDLDELIKPVLIMNKNLTA; encoded by the exons ATGTGGAGTCCAACACCAAACGATGGTATTAGAGAAGGGAAGAGGAAAAACAGTAGCGCAAGTCCatcaagagagagaaagagagagagaaatcgGCAAATGGATCTCCCGCCGTTAATTCATCACCACCCCAATTCTTCAAGGTATGCTCATATCCCTTCTCAATTGCCCGATGATCCTAATTTCTATGGTAATCaccgccaccaccaccatctTCTGCAACTTTCGCCGGCACTCCCTCCGCCACCTCCGCCACCATCGTACCGTCCTCTCACCGTTCCTCCACCGCCGCCGCCCTTCAGCCCCCACCAATCTCAATTCACTTTTCGTAGCGCTAACCCTAGCCCTAACCCTATTCGTCTGATTGATGACGAACCCGGATCTctccatcaccaccaccaccgccaTCTTGATGTGCGTCGGTCACCACATAGGGTTTCTAATCGGACCCTTTTGGACGATGATCGTCACCGTCTTCGCGTGCACCACTTTGATAATTCACGTCCCGAGTTTTGGGACCCTTCCAGGGTTTCGACCGAGAACCGGCCGCCGAGGCTGTACCATGTCATCCGATCGGATCACGAGACCAGTCATAACCGATCATTTAATCACAATCCCGTTTCACCGTTCCGTGCAATCGGTGAGTTTAGGCATGATCCGGAGGGTAGTTCTAGGTTTAGGGATGAATTGAATGGTGGATTTGAACATAAACGGGTCGAGGAGTTGGTGTGGGGTCGAGGTGAGGGTCGTAGCCATGATGATTTTGATCGCCACAGCCATTTGGTACAGAATGCTAACAAATCTTTGAGGAATATTGGTTTTGGTGATTCTCATTTTGTTGTGGAACCCGACTCCTCAAGTTTGGGGAATTATGACTCAAGATACGGCTCGTCACGTGATGAGGAGTTCATTAGGAATGGCAGAGGTGATGGAGTGAGTGAAAATCAGAGGTGGGCTCATAGTAGACAACCCCAAAGAGACGCGGCCAACTATTTAATTGGTCTGGAAAACAATGAGATTGATGATGGCGGTGGGGTTCAGGTTTTCTCCTTCAAACGAGGCCCCAATGCCCTGGAGTTGGGAAAATTTACTAATAGGGGGAGCAGGGAGGGTAGTCATGAATTCACTCGCTCCCCCAGAAAGAAAATACAGAAGAAGAGTGCCCTTCTCAGGATTCAACTGCAGAAGCCTAGTCCTAGAAAGAGAGATGATGGGCAGTTTTATTATGATGAGTCCACCTCTAGTCAATATAGAGGTAAAGAGCCCCTTGAATATTTGGATCATGGAATGGCAGACAAGAGAGAAAGGAGTCCAGTAGAGCTTGATGTTTCTTTCAAATCCAATTCACTAGTAGCCAAGGCAATTATGGCCCCTTCAAGCCCCACGGTTGTTTCTGATAGAAATTTGTGTTTGATACCTAGGAACAGAGAGCTTAGGAAAATTACACTGCCTAATATGGATAATTCAAGTTCACAGCTGAATAAACTCAATGAGGAACCTGTAAAACGGGATTGCTTGCCAAGTGTTGTGGCCGACCCATCCTTGTGTCATAAAGATCCAAAACAGTTGAAGGAGAAAGTGACAGCTTCTGGTCTTGAAACTGTGCAAACTTTTAGTTCAAAGCCTTGTTCCAGTGGGACCAATATTTCACTGGAAAACAATAGAGTGGAAGGATCTCTTAACAGTATGGTTTCAGAAAAGGTTGCTGCCAGCATTGGTTCTGGTGGAATGTCTTCACCCAAGGtcacaaagaagaagaaagtcaTAAGGAAAGTATCGATTCCTATTTCTCGTGCATCAAATTCACAATTAACAAAGAAACCAGGAGAAGCTCCAGGTAGTTCCACCCTTAGGCCATCTGCAGCCTCTAGCTCCAATAATGCAGCACATCCAAAAGAGAAAATAACTTCTGCTGGTTTAATTTCAGTCACTGGTGTTAATGAAGTAACTGCATTGTCTAAGAATAACAAAGTGAATGAGTCTCTGCTGTCAAATATTTCAGAGAAAAGTGTCACTGACACTGTTTCTGGTCAGGCATGTGTAGCTGAGCTTACAGAAAAGAGGAACAGATTAAGTCCTCCTTCAGGGTTTTCCAGTCAGAAGGAAACCAACTTTCATGAGGGTCCCATAAATACTGAAGGATCCATACATGATTTGAATGTCATCTCAAATTCTGAAAAGGGTCTAACTAGATCTCCAAATGAAACAACTTATATTGACATTGATGGTATAAGTGACGTTAGCATGCAGATTTGTCAAAATGGTCCGAGTGTGTCACTTGAGAATGATGTTTTAAAAGGGTCTTCAGAGACTATGCTTTCAGTAGGAGGCAATGTTAATGTTTGTTtgtcaagtttagaggaaaCAAAGATTCATGAGGGTCTTGCCAATACAAATAATTCCGTCCATGATTTGAATATTGGATCTAGTTCTGATTGTGATTTAATTAAGACACAAGAGAAAATTTCCACCTCTGATATTGGCACTGTGGGTGCTGTGAGCAGGCATCCTTGTTCTAACCACGTCAGTGTACTGCTTGAGAATCCAAGGCCTTTTTCTTTAGGAGGGAATGCGAGTGTTCCTGTTCTATGTTCTAAGGAAAACAAAACTCATGAGGGTCCCTTAAACGTGGATGGCTCCAGTAACAGGACAGGGACTGCCTTGACTTCTGACCACGGTCTTACTAAATCACAAGTGAAAATTACTGCTTCTAACACTGGTATTGTGGATGATGCTGGCAAGCAGCTGTCTCAAGATGGGGTCATCATGTCAGTTGAGAATGGTGCCATAGAGAGACCTGCAAAAGATATGGCTTCAATGGGAGGCAATCTTAATGTTGATTCTGGTAAGGATTATACACCCAAGggtaagaaaaagagaaaaattagaaCCTCTCAGTCAGATTTGTCTCATTCAGCAAAAGTGCATGTGAAACCTCTAAATGTAATCACCTCTAGGCATGATGTGGAtgcaaccttaagttgttctaTGAAGGATCCTAGCCTTGCAAATTCTTATGTTGGGAGTTTGAAGGTTGGCTCAGAAGCTTGTGAAGATAGGGTCAGTGTTTTGCATGGGAACAGTTCAATGAAAGACCTTTCTGAGGCTAAGGTTTCTTTTAGAGATGTTGATGTTGGTCAAAATGGGACTTCTCCTAAGCTCAAAAAGAGGAGGAAAGGCTTTGTTCCTGATCCAGGTTTTTCTAGCCCAATGGGGCCTGAGATCCACAAGGAATCTCTAATTCCAGATGCCTCAACGATTGGTCCTGAAGTGCCTTCAAATTCTAATGATTGTCTTACACAATCAGAAGAGCAAGTTCCAGTCTCTGGCATTACTATGTCTGCTACTGGTTTGCAGCCTTGTCTGGAGGGAAACACTGTATTGCCTGAGAACAGAACAACAAGAGGAAATTTTGAGGCCATGAGTTCAGTAGGAGATGATTCGAGTGCCAATGATATGAAATTTCTGCAACCAAGTGTTATTGTTGAGGAGTTAGCCATTCCAAGTTTGCAATCTTCTTGTCCATCAGGATTGAGGGTTGAGCTGATAGAAACTCCAGGTATGTCTTCTGTTGATCATCAAAATGAGATTATGGGCCTGGAAAGTGGAATTAGAGAAAGAATCAGTGTACATGGTCTGGAAGAGCCGGGTATGCTTCGCAGGGGGACTGCTGACTGCAAAAGTACTGCAGCCCTTGAGACTCTGGACTTGAATCGTAGACAACTCAGTACAGGTATGGAATGTGATACTCATACTCTTATGAAGGATGATAAACAACCTACCGTATCAAACTATCTGTCTATAGCTGCTGATGGCAATGGAGTCTCTCCTACTAACTCCAATGATGAACTGATGCAATCTCTGCCTGATACACTTTCCAACATGGCCTCTCCTGAAACCTTGCCCCTTATTCCTGGTCTACACACGTTGGATACTGAACTATCAGTTGAGCAAATTTCAGATCAAAAGGGTTGTGGAGATGACAGAAAATCAGATGAAAAGCCTATGGTTGATTGTGGTTCTGTTTTATTTGCCCATAATTCATGTTCACAGAGTTCcgaaagtaattttaaattagatGATGCAATAGGAAGTGATAATTCAATCAATGGGAAAACAGTACAACCATCATCACAGGATACCAAAAGAACAACACACAGTGTAAATCTTATTAGTGGAGAGTTGAATGGGAGCAAAAACCATCTAAATAATTTGGTTCCTAGGGTTTTTCCAGCTCCTTCATCCTTTTTCCTTGCCAATTCAAAGAAGACAGCTTCTTCAACTCACATTGCAAAACCCCGAACATGGTATCGAACTGGGGCTTCGTCTTCATCATTAAAGAAGCCTCTCTCGATTGCATTTCCTCCACAAAGGCagttgaaaaaaattggaaaggTACAAGGTACTTCTTACATTCGTAAAGGCAACAGCCTTGTAAGAAAACCTGCTCCAGTTGCTGTTATTCCCCAGGGTTCACATGGTTTGAGTTCCTCTGTTTACCGATTGAATCCTTCTGGTGTAGATGAAATGAGAAAGAGAACAGGATCTGAAAGCAGAACTGATGTTATTGACCCATCTAATCGCTCAAGCACAGGAGCAACAGATGCTCCTTCTGAGAGGCCTCAAACACCTCCATTACCCTATTCCaccaaattaccaaaatgcaCTACCATCTCTTCAGGTGATTGCACAACTTCCCCATTGGTGGATCCTCTCCTAAATGGTTGTTCAGGAAATATGCCAGACCCTGCAGAGAATATCAAAGTGCCAATGTCTTCTGAGGATGGAGCAAAGTCTTCTGGAAGTACAGAAAATCAAACTGGTTTGATCAATAATTTGGAAAGCCAGAGTGTCTTAAATGATGGAAATTCAGAGTCTTCAAAATTGAAGAGGGTAACATATGTGAAGCGCAAGTCAAACCAGTTAGTTGCTGCTTCAAATCCACATGACATGTCTGTTCAAAATGCGGATAAAACCCCAGCATTATCCTCTGATGGTTACTACAAGAGGAGGAAAAATCAGCTCATTAGAACGTCGTTGGAAAGTCACATCAAGCAGACAGTTGCCATTCCAGATGACGGTTCAAACTCTGAGGGGCAAAGGCCCCCCAAGCTTGTTTCAAGCAAAAGTTCTAGCAAGAGGCCATCTGATAAAG TTTTATCAAAGACACGTGAACCTTCAAAATTCTCTTTAGTTTGGACACTAAGAGGTGCACAGTCATCAGAAAAAGATGGTAATTCAGTTCATAGTCAAGGGGTATTGCCTTCTCTATTTCCATGGAAAAGAGCAACATACTGGAGAAGTTTTATGCATAATCCAGCTTCGATTCCCAACAGTACTTCGTTATCAATGATCAG GAAATTGCTACTCTTGAGAAAGAGAGATACAGTTTACACGAGGTCAACTGGAGGATTTTCCCTCCGAAAATCCAAGGTATTAGGTGTCGGTGGGTCTAGTCTGAAATGGTCAAAATCCATTGAAAGACAATCCAAAAAAGCTAATGAG GAAGCTACACTAGCAGTTGCTGCAGtcgaaaggaaaaaaagagaacaGAATGGTGCTGCTTCTGTTATTTCTGAGACAGAAAGTAGAAATCATTCTTCCCGTAAGTCAGTTCATAATATAATGCTGCACCCAG GTGAGCGTATATTTCGTGTTGGTTCAGTCCGCTACAAAATGGATTCTTCAAGACGGACACTTCAGAGGATTTCAG ATGGGGATTCAACATGCTCTGCAGCTCTACAATCAGAAAAGAATGCAAAGAAACCTTACATTCCAAGGAGATTGCTGATCGGCAATGATGA ATATGTTCAGATTGGCAATGGTAATCAGCTTATCAGAAATCCAAAGAAACGTACTCGCATCTTGGCAAGTGAGAAAGTTCGATGGAGTTTGCACACCGCCAGGCTGCGCTTGGCTAAGAAGTGGAAGTACTGTCAGTTTTTCACAAGATTTGGGAAATGCAACAAGGATGATGGAAAATGTCCATATATTCATGATCCCTCTAAAATTGCAGTCTGCACAAAGTTTCTGAATGGTTTATGTTCCAACCCCAATTGCAAATTGACTCATAAG GTCATTCCAGAAAGAATGCCAGACTGTTCTTATTTTTTGCAGG GTTTATGCAACAACGAAAGCTGTCCTTATAGGCATGTAAATGTGAACCCAAATGCATCTGTTTGCGAAGGCTTTCTTAGGGGCTATTGTGCTGATGGCAATGAG TGTCGGAAGAAACACAGCTATGTCTGCCCCATCTTTGAAGCTACTGGAAGCTGTCCTCTAGGATCCAAATGCAAACTTCACCATCCCAAAAACCGaagcaaaggaaagaagaagaaacaatcaAGAGAGCTAAATGCCCAAGGAAGGTACTTTGGTTTTAGGCATGTCAACAATCGTGATCCAGAAAAGGTGGTGTCTGAAAAGGACACTGCAAAGAACAATGATGACATATCATTTCAAGAAGGAAGATTTGCTGATTATATCAGCCTGGATGTTAGTGATGAAGACATTGGAAGTATCAATGGTCCAAGGACCCAGCAAACAACCTTGTTTGGCAGTGAACCATCATATTTGCATTTGGACGATCTGGATGAGCTGATTAAACCAGTCCTTATAATGAATAAGAATTTGACAGCATAA